The following are from one region of the Ischnura elegans chromosome 12, ioIscEleg1.1, whole genome shotgun sequence genome:
- the LOC124169621 gene encoding cuticle protein 16.5-like has product MYKLVIFAAVLALAAAAPAGPPGTIITYSAPIAAPVAAVAYSAPAVIPAPITYHTGYHVAYEVEPVEQHGYSIKY; this is encoded by the exons ATGTACAAGCTC GTGATCTTCGCCGCCGTGCTGGCCCTGGCCGCCGCCGCCCCTGCCGGACCCCCTGGAACCATCATCACCTACTCCGCCCCCATCGCCGCCCCCGTGGCCGCTGTCGCATACTCTGCCCCCGCCGTCATCCCTGCCCCCATCACCTACCACACCGGATACCACGTGGCCTACGAAGTGGAGCCCGTAGAGCAGCACGGATACTCCATCAAGTACTGA